In Neosynechococcus sphagnicola sy1, the genomic stretch GGATATGCGGCTGGCGATCGCCACCACCACTACCCCGGCGAATGTAACGGCGCTGCTTAGCCATACCCTCCCGGCGGATGGCGTGTCATGGTTTGAGGTGATTGCAGCCGGTGATATTGTCCCGGCCAAAAAACCTGCCCCTGATATTTATCAATATGCCCTAGAGAAGATGGGCTTAGAAGCGGCGGACTGTCTGGCCTTTGAAGATTCTTACAATGGGCTGGTTTCAGCACAGCAAGCCGGATTGAAGACCGTGATCACGGTTAATGACTATACGCATGATCACGACTTTAGCGGAGCATTGGTCGTCTTAGATCATCTGGGTGAGCCAGATCAACCTCTGACGGTGCTCCAGGGAGAGGTGAGCTTGACCCCCTATTTAGATTTAGCGATGGCTGAACAATTGCACCGTCAACTCTGACGGATACCCCATGAATAGTCCCCATGAATAGCCTGAGTTTCATTCTCCGTCGGGTGCTGGCTGGTTACGATCTCTCTCCGGATGCAGGGGTTGTCTTGCTCCAGCAAACCGATGTCGGGGCGATCTCAGACATTCGGGAAACCGCCGATGCCCTTCGTCGTCAGCAAGTGGGTGAAACCGTCACCTACGTGGTCAACCGCAATCTCAACTTTACGAATATCTGTGAGCAGCACTGTGGGTTTTGTGCCTTCCGTCGGGATGAGAATGAGGCGGGGGCCTTCTGGCTGGATCAGACTCAGATTCTGGAAAAAGCTGCGGATGCGGTTAAGCGAGGGGCAACCGAAATCTGTATGCAAGGGGGGTTGAATCCAGGAGCTAAGCTT encodes the following:
- a CDS encoding HAD family hydrolase, giving the protein MPQLRALIFDVDGTLADTERDGHRVAFNCAFADAGLDWDWSVALYGELLQVTGGKERMQFYLDCYRSDWPRPANLKALIADLHKAKTHYYTQLLATGAIPLRPGVRRLLEEARSQDMRLAIATTTTPANVTALLSHTLPADGVSWFEVIAAGDIVPAKKPAPDIYQYALEKMGLEAADCLAFEDSYNGLVSAQQAGLKTVITVNDYTHDHDFSGALVVLDHLGEPDQPLTVLQGEVSLTPYLDLAMAEQLHRQL